The following nucleotide sequence is from Halogeometricum borinquense DSM 11551.
GCCTGCCTACGAGAATCTCGCACACTACGACGTGCCAATCGCCGTCGTTGACCACCACCACCCCGACCCCGAGGCGGTCGAACCGCTTCTTGACGCACACGTCAATCCCTACCTGTACGACGAAGACTACCGCATCACCACCGGGATGATGTGCGTCGAACTCGCGCGGATGATCGACCCCTCGGTCACCGACGACCTGAAGCACGTCCCCGCCGTCGCCGGTCTCTCCGACCGGTCGAAGGCCACGGTGATGGACGACTTCGTCGAACTCGCCGAAGAGCAGGGCTACGACCGCGAGGGACTTCTCGACATCGGCGAAGCGCTCGACTACGCGGCCCACTGGCTTCGCTACAGCGACGGGCAGTCCATCGTCAACGACGTGCTGAACGTCGGTTGCGACGACGAAGCGCGCCACGAGGAACTGGTCGAATTCCTCGCCACGCGCGCCGAACGCGACGTGAACCGCCAACTGGACGCAGCAGAGTCACACGTCGAGCACGAGACGCTTAGTTCGGGCGCGCACCTCTACACCATCGACCTGGACGAGTGGGCGCACCGCTTTACCTACCCCGCACCCGGGAAGACGACGGGCAAACTGCACGACCAGAAGGTCCAAGAACGACAGGAACCCGTCATCACCATCGGCTACGGTCCGGACTTCGCCGTCCTCCGCTCGGACGGTGTCCGCCTCGACATCCCGCAGATGGTTGCTGAACTCAACGAGGAAGTCGTCGGCGGCGGCGTCTCCGGCGGTGGCCACCTCGTCGTCGGGTCGATCAAGTTCGTGAAGGGAATGCGAAGCGAAGTCATCGACAGCCTCGTCGAGAAGATGGCCGAAGCGGAACTCGACGCCGAACTCTCCTCGCAGGCACCCGTTGACGACCTGTAACGGTCAATAGACGACCCGCCCACACCGACCTTCCGAAACCGTCGCTCGGCGCGACATCACCGCTCGAATCGAACCGTCTTTTTCAGTATCAGTCCCGCCAGCGACGCAGAGGCGAGGGCACCCGCTACGAGGACCCACATCGTCCCGCTGTCGTCGCCACCACCCGCCGACTGCCAGTCACTGTCGAACGCGCGCTGATAGTACGACGCCGGCTCCGGCCCGTCCAATTCGAGAACGACCTCGCGGTTTTCCGTCGCGGCGTGGTCATTCCAGTTGAGACTGCCGACCAGTACCGACTCACCGTCAACGACGGCCCCCTTTGCGTGGACTTTTCCGAACTGGCCTCGCGGCTCTGCGATGCGTGCCTCGATAGGGACTCCCGAATCGCGGAGTGCCTGCGTCCGTGTAACCACGCGCTCGTTTTCGTCGGCATCGTACCACGCGTTCGAGAGGAGAATGCGAACGGTGACGCCGCGGCGTGCCGCACGAACGAGGGCGGCAAAGAATCGACCGTCAGGGTCGAGACGTGGGTTCACGACTGCGATTTGGTTCTCCGCCTCGTCCAATCGCCGAATCACCGCTTTGCCAGCGTTACCGGGCGTCGTCAGGACGCGCACGTTGGTCGCGTGGACGGACTCTGGGGGAATCGTCGTCGGGTAGGTGGCGTTCGGCGGAGGGTCGGTAACAAACGCCCGTCCTCGGCGGTACGACTTCCACGAGACGGTACCGCAGCCCGTCGAATCCTGTTCGAACACCGTCGCCAACTCCTCGGCCGTCCGCATCGACTCCACGCGGACACCCCATCCGCGACTGTCGCGGCCGCCAGTCCCCGCTGGTTTCCAGTTTTCCGTCAGGACGAGCGCGCGGTCGTCTACAACGGCGTACTTTGCATGGTGAAACGAGAACTTCGCTCCCGGACCGGCGACGACGGCAACGGGGACGCCTGCGCGAACGAGTCGGTCCAACGTCTCGGCCTGCCGCCGTGAGACACCGCCGACAGGGCCGCCCTCGACAAGGACACGAACTCTCACACCGCGATGATGGGCGGCGACGAGTGCGTCCGCAACGCGCGCAGAGGAAAGTGTGTATCCTGCGAGGAAGAGCCGTTCGTCCGCCGAGCGAAGCGTCTCGACGGTGATTGTCGATGCGTCGGGGAGAACAAACGCTGTTGCGTCCGCCGGGCCGGTGGCGACCGGTTCACGCAGGTCGAGTCCCAGCGGTATCCACCGGCCAGTCGAGGCGTTCCAGCGTTCGCCCGCTGGAGCGTCTTCGTAGCGTATCTTGTGGACAGTCGTGCCGTTGCGACGGAGGACGAGACGCTCACCCGCGTTCGAGAGCGAGAGAGCCGTGGAGACGACGGGGGAGGGTGTCAGCGACCGCGTGGTGTTCGGATCCGAGGAGAGAACGACGACACCGCTCCGGGGCGGGATCGAGAACGACTGTTCTCCGTCAGAGAGCGTGAGATTCGATACGCCGCCGACGCGAACGACGACGAACTCGCCTGTGTCGCCCGCGGTGAGTGGGTTCGGATAGGTGGCGAGAATTTGTGGTGATGCCGCGTTCGATCCGGACTCAGCAGTGGTACTGGCAGCGCTCGTACGTCCAGTAGCGCTAACGGCTCTCGACGGGTCGGGATCCGAAACGGCGACAGCGGCACCGACGGCGACGCCGCAGGACTGTCCGAGCAACGTACAGACGAGGGCGACGGCGATGAGTCGGCGGGCGTTCGACACGGGGTCGTTGGCCGCCTCTCCCTACTTGAACCTCAGGAGTGCCGCCCCTCGAATCACAACCAGCAAGAAACACGAGACCTGCAAGAAACGAGCGCGTGCCGGGTTAGGCGTTCTGTGTATTCAGCTTAGGCCGTCGGCGCGTCGGCGTCCGCGTCGCCGAGACGTTCGCGTGCGAGTTCAGCCTCGTGCTGAACGAGGTATGACTGTTCGTCGGTGTAGTCGGCAGCAGTTTCGAGCGCCTCTTCGGTTCCGATCTGGCGGAGTGCCCACGCGGCAGCGGCGCGGACCGTGTTGTCCTCGTCGTCCGCGAGGGTATCGGCGAGCGGGTCGATAGCGCGCGTGTCGCCGAGGAGACCGAGCGCACGTGCTGCGAACGGACGCACGTTCTCGTTGTCCATCACGAGTTTGTCGGCAATTGCCTGTGTTGCCTCTGCGGAGCCGATTTCGCCGAGAGCTTTGAACGTCACCTTCTGGAGTGCCGGGTCGGAGTCGGTGTCAACGTACTCCACCAGCGTCTCGACAGCCTCCGCCGCGTCGGCTCCCATCTTTCCGAGAGCCTTGATGGCCGTCTTGTCACGGCGCTGAGCGAGTTGGTGCATCTCGTCGAACACCGCCGGGTCGCCCATCCGGACGAACGCCTCCATGCAGTACTCCTGCATGAACTCCGATTGGAGGTTGTCCTTCGCAAGGAGAATCATATCCGCACGGCCGCGTTTCTCCCACTCTTTGAGAGCGGAGAGTTCCGGCGGGTAGTCTTTGTAGTGACCGAGAACGTCGTAGAACCCCTGTGCTTGGAGTTTCTCGTTCGTCTCGAGGTCATCCCATTCTTCGGCGTCTTCGAGACCGGCTTCCAACTCGTCGGTTGCCTCAAGCAGGGAATCGATGGTCTCTGCGTCCTCGTCGGCGTCCAGTCCGGCGGACTCGACAGCCGAAATGGCGTCATCAAGGGCCGCGGTCAGGGCCGCTTCGTCGTCGCCGGAAACCGACACGGAGGCGTCGAGCGTGTCGTTTACGTCGTCCGCAAACGACTCGACAACGTCCACGATTTCACCTTCCCCGCGGTCGGTCCATTGGGTGTCTGAAATCTTCGACTGTGCCGATTCGATATCGTCCACGACATCCTCGGCGTACGGACCGCGCTGGGATTCGAGGTCGTCTCGAAGGTCCGAAAGACGCGATTCGAGGTCCGCGCGCGGATCTTCGGCGTCCTCGTCGTCTTCGTCCGGTTCGGGTAGGTCCGCCGCGTCGAGGTCGGATTCGACTGCGTCGAGCGTCGATTCGACCTCGTCCAAGTCGGATTCGGTCTCCGCGGCGTCAAGGTCCTCCTCGGCGCTATCTAAGCGTTCGTCCAAGCTCTCGGCCGTGATTTCGTCTGACTCGGACGCCGCGGCGGTCTCCGATTTCTCGGAAGTCTCGTCCGGCGTCTCGTCGTCCCCGTCGCTCATATACTCTGAGTCGGACCGTATACGAAAAGAGCGTTTCCCTTCGGTTCTGTGGTGACGTCTACGAGTCATCGCTCGTTCGGTTGCACGACATCGTACAGTGCAGTGGATCACAGTTGCAACATACGCACATCGAACGGAGTACTGGCAGCACAACAACTGACCCGGAGGAAATACCGCGCGGTCGGCTCCCTACCCGCGCTGCGGACCATGACACGAAACCGCAGCGCCGAACACCGACCGCACGCTGGTCATCGGAGTTGACTGACGACTGACGACCAGTGTTTGTACTTGCCGCGGCACGCACTTTACCTTGGTGTATGTTTGCATACTCCGCGCAATGTAGTCAGTCTGCGCGACTCTCACAGCAGGCAGAGCGCTGGAAGGGGAGGACTTTTCATCGCGCGCGCCGCGCCGTTCGACGTGACAGGTCCAACAGTCGCCGTTCCGCAACTGGCCGTCGCGGATCTCCGACCGGAGCGAAACGTTGCGTCGGTTCGGGAGCGAACCGCCGCTCTCGACGATGCGGTGTGCGTTGCTCTGTTTCCGGAGTATGCACTGACCGGATTCGTCGCCGACGAGCGCCTCGGTGATGCGGCACTTACGCGGGCGGAGGCGGTCGAGTATCTCACACCAATTGCCGACGAAAACGATATCGACCTCCTTGCGGGATACGTCGAGCGCGACGGTGCGGCGCTGTACAACGCCGCTGCGTACGTCCGGCCGGACGGATCCCATCGAATCTACCGAAAACGTCACCTGTGGGGCGGTGAGGAAGCGATGCTCGATACCGGAACCGAATGCGTCGTCGTGGACACGCCTGCCGGCAAAACTGGGCTTTTGACCTGCTACGATCTGAACTTCGTTGCTGAGAGCGCAGAGATGACCGAGAAACGCGTGGATGCGTTGTTCGTCATCGGCGCGTGGCCCGCAGCGCACTCGGAGAACTGGCGGTTGCTCTGTCGCGCTCGCGCCCTCGACGGCGTCCGGTGGGTTGTCGGGGCGGGACGAACTGGCCAACGAGACGTAGCGGGAACCCGAACTACCCAGTATGCAGGCCGCTCGCTCGTCGTCCGGCCAGACGGTGCTGTCGCGGCGGCGCTCGGACGGGACGAACGCGACCTGGTGTACACGCTCGACCGGTCGATTCTCGAAGAACAGCGGGCGTTCGTCGGCGCGGTCGATTAGGGAGGGACGGCACCGACGCGACGAACTACGGCTGGCGCGGGCGCTTCGAATCGGTCCGGGTGAATACACGAGGCAAACAGTTCCAGCGAGTCAACGAGTCGCGGGCCCGGTCGGTTCACGTAGCCGTTGCCGTCAACGACGTAGACGTTCCCATCTTGCACCGCTGTCAGATTCGCCCAGCCGTCCTTCGAGCGCAGGTCCGAGATGGCGTCAGTGCCCCGTTCGACGTCGAACCCGCACGGTGCGACGATGAGCACTTCGGGGTCGAACGCGCGAACGTCGTCCCAGTGCTGGGGCGTCGAGGGACCGTCAGTTACCAGTCCGGGCGTTCCACCCGCTCGTTCGATCATCTCTGGCACCCAGTGGCCGCCCGCGATGACCGGGTCCGTCCAGTCGAGGACGGCCGTTCGTGGCCGGTCCATCGCCGCGGCCGCCCGGTCGGTAACACGTTCGATCCGGGCCTCCAGCTCCGCTCGGAGCGACGCGGCCGTGTCAGACGCGCCGATAGCCTCGCCTACGCGCGTTAGATCATCCAATATGTCCGAAAGCGAGTGCGGGTCGAGCGTCAACACGTCGGCGTCGATTCCGCGTCGCTCGACGGCCTCGAACACGTCTGAAGCGTCCACCGCGCATACCTCACAGGTCGCCTGCGTCACGACGAGGTCAGGGTCGAGATCCGCGAGCAGGTCCACGTCGATGTCGTAGGTACTCCCCTCTACGTTTCTGGTCTGTCGGTCGATGTCTGCTGGCGGCCGGTCGTCGCCGTACTCGATGACAGTACTCGTGAGAACCGGCTTCGCCCGGGCGGCCGGCGGATAGTCGCAACTGTGTGAAACGCCGAGGGGTTCGGCCCCGAGGCCGTACAGCAGTTCTGTGGCTGAAGGGAGGAGTGAGACGACGCGCATACACGTCTGTCTCCGGCAAGTGCAAAAATGGGTTCGAAACTGAGGTCAGTATACGATAGTTCCAGAATATTATTTTGAGAATACCATTGCAGAGTTCTCGATACAGAAAAATATCTTCCTATATGGGAAGGATTAAGTCGGTGGCGAATTAACAGAGAGTTGTAATGAGTACCCAGGAAAACGTCCGCAAGCGAGCGGGTGAAGTGGAAGGTAGTGAGGCGCTTCGGATTGACGCAGACCGTGCAGAGCAGATTGTCAACGCGCTCAACACGGATCTCGCTGCGACGTACGTGCTGTACCATCAGTTGAAAAAGCACCACTGGAACGTCGAGGGCGCGGAGTTCCGCGACCTTCACCTGTTCTTCGAGGAGGCGTACGAAAACGCCGAGGAGTTCGCCGACGAACTCGCCGAGCGGGTGCAGGCGCTTGGCGGTGTCCCCATCGCCGGCGGGAAGGCCCTCGAAGAACACGCACCCGTCGAACCCGAAGGGGAGGACGTGTACGACATCCGAACCTCACTCCGAAATGACATGGAGATGTACGGTGACATTATCGAGAACCTCCGCGAACACGTCGAACTCGCAGATAGCCTCGGTGACCACGCGACGTCGTACATGCTCCGTGAGAACTTAGAGGATGTCGAAGACGACGCACACCACATCGAACACTACCTCGAAGACGACACGCTCGTCACCGAGAGCGCAGTCAACAACGAGTAACCCGTCTAGGGAACATACCGGTCACTAACGCTTTTCGGTCGGTTCGAGAGTAAGAGCCTGTCGGCCGTTC
It contains:
- a CDS encoding phospholipase D-like domain-containing protein — translated: MSNARRLIAVALVCTLLGQSCGVAVGAAVAVSDPDPSRAVSATGRTSAASTTAESGSNAASPQILATYPNPLTAGDTGEFVVVRVGGVSNLTLSDGEQSFSIPPRSGVVVLSSDPNTTRSLTPSPVVSTALSLSNAGERLVLRRNGTTVHKIRYEDAPAGERWNASTGRWIPLGLDLREPVATGPADATAFVLPDASTITVETLRSADERLFLAGYTLSSARVADALVAAHHRGVRVRVLVEGGPVGGVSRRQAETLDRLVRAGVPVAVVAGPGAKFSFHHAKYAVVDDRALVLTENWKPAGTGGRDSRGWGVRVESMRTAEELATVFEQDSTGCGTVSWKSYRRGRAFVTDPPPNATYPTTIPPESVHATNVRVLTTPGNAGKAVIRRLDEAENQIAVVNPRLDPDGRFFAALVRAARRGVTVRILLSNAWYDADENERVVTRTQALRDSGVPIEARIAEPRGQFGKVHAKGAVVDGESVLVGSLNWNDHAATENREVVLELDGPEPASYYQRAFDSDWQSAGGGDDSGTMWVLVAGALASASLAGLILKKTVRFER
- the dpsA gene encoding DNA starvation/stationary phase protection protein DpsA: MSTQENVRKRAGEVEGSEALRIDADRAEQIVNALNTDLAATYVLYHQLKKHHWNVEGAEFRDLHLFFEEAYENAEEFADELAERVQALGGVPIAGGKALEEHAPVEPEGEDVYDIRTSLRNDMEMYGDIIENLREHVELADSLGDHATSYMLRENLEDVEDDAHHIEHYLEDDTLVTESAVNNE
- a CDS encoding carbon-nitrogen hydrolase family protein, encoding MTGPTVAVPQLAVADLRPERNVASVRERTAALDDAVCVALFPEYALTGFVADERLGDAALTRAEAVEYLTPIADENDIDLLAGYVERDGAALYNAAAYVRPDGSHRIYRKRHLWGGEEAMLDTGTECVVVDTPAGKTGLLTCYDLNFVAESAEMTEKRVDALFVIGAWPAAHSENWRLLCRARALDGVRWVVGAGRTGQRDVAGTRTTQYAGRSLVVRPDGAVAAALGRDERDLVYTLDRSILEEQRAFVGAVD
- a CDS encoding ABC transporter substrate-binding protein; its protein translation is MRVVSLLPSATELLYGLGAEPLGVSHSCDYPPAARAKPVLTSTVIEYGDDRPPADIDRQTRNVEGSTYDIDVDLLADLDPDLVVTQATCEVCAVDASDVFEAVERRGIDADVLTLDPHSLSDILDDLTRVGEAIGASDTAASLRAELEARIERVTDRAAAAMDRPRTAVLDWTDPVIAGGHWVPEMIERAGGTPGLVTDGPSTPQHWDDVRAFDPEVLIVAPCGFDVERGTDAISDLRSKDGWANLTAVQDGNVYVVDGNGYVNRPGPRLVDSLELFASCIHPDRFEAPAPAVVRRVGAVPP
- a CDS encoding HEAT repeat domain-containing protein, with amino-acid sequence MSDGDDETPDETSEKSETAAASESDEITAESLDERLDSAEEDLDAAETESDLDEVESTLDAVESDLDAADLPEPDEDDEDAEDPRADLESRLSDLRDDLESQRGPYAEDVVDDIESAQSKISDTQWTDRGEGEIVDVVESFADDVNDTLDASVSVSGDDEAALTAALDDAISAVESAGLDADEDAETIDSLLEATDELEAGLEDAEEWDDLETNEKLQAQGFYDVLGHYKDYPPELSALKEWEKRGRADMILLAKDNLQSEFMQEYCMEAFVRMGDPAVFDEMHQLAQRRDKTAIKALGKMGADAAEAVETLVEYVDTDSDPALQKVTFKALGEIGSAEATQAIADKLVMDNENVRPFAARALGLLGDTRAIDPLADTLADDEDNTVRAAAAWALRQIGTEEALETAADYTDEQSYLVQHEAELARERLGDADADAPTA